A stretch of DNA from Candidatus Flexicrinis affinis:
CCATCACCGTCGTGCTGGCTCGTTCGTACTCGCGGAATTCCGGCAGCACCTCGCACGAGAGGGCGACCGGGAACGACTCGCCGAACGCGGCGCGCAGGCGCTCGCCGACGGCCTGCTCGTGCGCCGGGTTGACGAAGCTGTGCAGCAGGCAGACGGCAACAGCCTCGACCTTGAGCGCCGCGAGCTGCGCGATCACGCGGTCCAGCGCATCGACGTCGAGCGGCGTCAGCACGGCCCCGGTGTAGTCAAGCCGTTCGACGACCTCGAACGCCCGCGCGCGCGGAACGAGCGGCGGCGGGATGACCGGATGCAGCGCGTACAGGTCGGGCCGTTCCTGCCGCCCGATTTCAAGCAGGTCACGGAAGCCAGCCGTCACAAGGAATGCGACCCTGGCGCCCTTGCGTTCGAGGATGGCGTTGGTGGCGACGGTCGATCCGTGGGCGACGCTTTCAACACCGCTCAGGTCGCCGCCGGTGACGTCGGCGATGCCGTGCAGCATGCCGCGCGAAGGATCGTCAGGCGTGCTGCTCAGCTTGTGAATCCGCAGTGCGCCGTCTTCGAGGACGACGATGTCGGTGAACGTCCCGCCGATGTCTACGCCGATGTGCATGGGGCGTGTCCGTATGTGCAGCGCACGCGCTAAGCCTTGTCGAAGCGATAGCGGCTGAGATAGCCGTCAAGCACCTTCTCAATTTCGGGGACGTCGTTGGTGGCGGTGCGATACAGCGTGCGCGGGTTGATCGTGTAATGCTCGTGCGCCAGCATGTTACGCATGAGGCGCAGGTCCTGCCACGGGATGTCGTCCAGATCGCGGCGCGTGCTGCTGTAGACGTGCTTGGACGCCTCGCCCAGCGCCAACAGCTCGAACGAAACCGCGTGGCTCGTCTGCTCGTCCAGCGCGAATTCGTCGATGTCCACGCCGTCGACAAACGTCCGAATGCGTTCGCACGCGAACTTCATGTCAATCAAATTCACCACGTCGTTCTTCATAGATCGTCTCGAGTGTTTTGAGGATCGACTCGCGGCGCACGTCATTATGGTCGTTTTGCACCGCGTCGTAGTCGCCCAGATCGACCGGGCGGCGGCCGTACAGGTTGCTCAGCTCGCGCTCCATGTGCACCAGATCGAGCAAGGTATGCTGCGTGTCCGGCTCAAACGTAGCGACCATGTCGATGTCGCTGTCCTCGCGGAAGTCGTCACGCAGGGCCGACCCGAACATTTGCAGCTTGGTGATTCCCCAGCGATGGCAGAAGCGCGTGATCGCCGAGCGAGAGGCGAATACGTGCGGTGAGCGTTGATAGTGGCGGCGTCGGCGGGCCATCAGCGCGCGACCTCCACAGTGAGCACGGTGCTGGCGTTCGAGTTCCCGGCGGCATCGAACGCGACCGCTTCGAACGTCTCGGTTCCGACCGCCGTAATCGGGTGATTGTACGCGAACGGCCCTTCGCGCAAGGTCGCCACAAGGCGGCCCTCGTTATAGATTTCCACGCGGTCGAGCGCCAGATTGTCGGCCACGATCACGCTGATCGGGATCGCCTCTTCGCTCGGGAACCGGTACACCTTGCCCGGTTCGCCGGCGTTCAGCACGACCGTCGGCGGGATGTTGTCGACGCGTACCTGCACGACGCTGCGTTCGCGGGTGCCGTCGGTGCGCACGGCGGTGAGTTCAAGCGTATAGACCCCGTCGAGGCCGGTTGTGTCCCAACGTGCCAGCGTGCCTTCTGGCGGCGGTTCAGTCTGCAGGCCGCCGATGCTCACCCATTCCACCGGGTTGATGCCTTCGCCGAACGCGAGCTGATACGAGCGCAGGTCGGCCGGCACCGCGCCGCGCACGTCGACCAGTCCGCGCAGCCACGCCAGCGCCTCCGGGCGCGAGATGGTCGTCGCGGTGAACGGCGAATCGGCCGCGCGGCTGAGCGTGTCGTAATCGTCAGGGGGCAGGGGCTGGCGGTTGGCGCGCCACCAGTCGAGCGCCTCGTCGGGCGGGATGAAATACGTCTCGGTGATGCGGCGGCCTGCCGGCGTATTGGCCGTGGCGCGCTGCAAGGTCTGGCTGTTGAGTTCGATCGCCTGCCAGAACGTGTCCTGCGTGAACGGCTGAATGCCGGCGATGAAGATTTCGGAGCGGGTCGGGCAGGTGCCATTGGGCAGCAGGCCGCTGCGCTGACACACCGCCAGTTGTACGATATTGGCCGGACGTTCCCAGTCGGCGGCAGGCCGACCGGCGTGCACAAGGTCGCTGATCGCCCGGTAGAGCGCCACCGATCCGTCGGTGGAGTCCGCCTCGAAGCCCATTGGCGAGCCGTCGCTGCGGGCCAAATGCACGGCGATGCTGTACTGCGGCGTCGCACCGACTGT
This window harbors:
- a CDS encoding nucleotidyltransferase domain-containing protein; its protein translation is MARRRRHYQRSPHVFASRSAITRFCHRWGITKLQMFGSALRDDFREDSDIDMVATFEPDTQHTLLDLVHMERELSNLYGRRPVDLGDYDAVQNDHNDVRRESILKTLETIYEERRGEFD
- a CDS encoding DUF86 domain-containing protein; the protein is MVNLIDMKFACERIRTFVDGVDIDEFALDEQTSHAVSFELLALGEASKHVYSSTRRDLDDIPWQDLRLMRNMLAHEHYTINPRTLYRTATNDVPEIEKVLDGYLSRYRFDKA